The following proteins come from a genomic window of Alosa sapidissima isolate fAloSap1 chromosome 20, fAloSap1.pri, whole genome shotgun sequence:
- the LOC121693912 gene encoding protocadherin beta-16-like isoform X2: protein MLYDAFWEKPVLYLITILFLFSWTTLVTNRKMESIIRGSHWIRYVAVYICLYVSLRRTSAVTHYSIPEEMEVGSVVANLATDLGLDVKSLSKRKVRLDVIANRKYLDVNRETGELYILERIDREILCPVKMTTSNCFLKLEATIENPIRMFNIELEITDINDNAPHFRRDTMHLDISESTSTGERFSLNNAVDPDFGSNSINTYRLSESEHFSIEIQTGRDGSKFADLILTKPLDREKTAMYNLILTALDGGVPTRSGTTSIIVRVLDTNDNAPQFDKDNYTINIPENAPIGSLVVKLNATDLDEGSNSEIEYTFSLYTSEKTQETFRLNPTNGEIRVKSMINYEDFKIYDMEVIAKDKGANSLSSQCKLTILVTDMNDNHPEISIKSFQSPIKEDVDVDTVIAVVSVGDKDSGENGIVDIHISDNLPFSLKKSADNYYELVVSKPLDREKVPEYDITFTVTDRGSPPLFDNETITLELLDVNDNAPLFPKLFYTIQVMENNAPGALLSSLTAFDPDLHENQYLVYFILEKEIANTSMSMLFSINPENGNLYALKTFDYEIEKEFLFHIEARDSGVPPLSNNVTVHIIIMDQNDNTPIIVSPWRAHGSVVEEKIPRSTDKGSLVSKVIAIDTDSVLNSRITYQFLQNTDATLFSLDQYNGEIRTMRMFSYRDARHQRLVVIAKDNGEPALSATVTIKLSTVETALKSYSDMTEVPLEYDIFSDLNLYLVIGLGSVSFLLLITILVTIVLKCQKPKHSKAAPPSRNSVISDRNSSIADSTLVSNDAYWYSMFLAETRKGKLVVRQPVPKGARYVVSSLPRSTGLSEPTDSAASTLQYSK, encoded by the exons ATGCTTTATGATGCATTTTGGGAGAAACCCGTGTTGTATTTGATCACgattcttttccttttttcgtGGACTACACTGGTGACAAATCGAAAGATGGAGTCAATTATTAGAGGCTCGCATTGGATAAGGTATGTCGCGGTATATATCTGTCTGTATGTCAGCCTGAGAAGAACATCTGCCGTCACCCACTACTCCATACCAGAAGAAATGGAGGTAGGATCGGTGGTGGCCAACCTGGCTACAGATCTAGGGCTAGACGTTAAGTCTTTATCGAAACGTAAGGTGCGGTTAGATGTTATCGCCAACAGGAAATATCTGGATGTGAACAGAGAGACTGGTGAACTCTACATTTTGGAAAGGATTGATCGAGAGATTCTGTGTCCTGTTAAAATGACGACTTCGAACTGTTTTCTTAAATTGGAAGCAACCATCGAGAATCCCATACGTATGTTCAACATTGAGTTAGAAATAACTGACATTAATGACAATGCACCCCACTTCCGTAGAGATACCATGCATTTAGATATTTCTGAGTCTACTTCTACGGGCGAGAGGTTTTCTCTTAACAATGCTGTTGATCCTGATTTCGGCTCAAATTCAATTAACACATATCGTTTAAGTGAGAGTGAACATTTCAGTATTGAAATACAAACAGGCAGAGATGGCTCCAAATTTGCCGACTTAATTCTGACAAAACCTTTAGACAGAGAAAAGACGGCAATGTATAACCTGATACTCACAGCTTTAGATGGCGGGGTCCCCACGCGCTCTGGCACAACAAGTATCATTGTTCGCGTGTTGGACACAAATGACAATGCACCTCAGTTTGATAAAGACAACTACACCATAAACATACCAGAAAACGCGCCTATTGGTAGCCTTGTGGTTAAATTAAATGCAACGGATTTAGATGAAGGTTCCAACTCAGAGATTGAATACACATTCAGCCTGTATACATCAGAAAAGACTCAGGAAACATTCCGCTTAAATCCCACTAATGGCGAAATTCGTGTCAAATCCATGATCAATTATGAGGATTTCAAAATTTATGACATGGAGGTTATAGCCAAGGATAAAGGTGCTAATTCCCTGTCCAGCCAATGTAAATTAACCATCTTGGTGACCGATATGAATGACAATCATCCAGAAATATCAATAAAGTCCTTTCAGAGTCCAATTAAAGAAGATGTGGATGTAGACACTGTTATTGCAGTGGTTAGTGTCGGTGATAAAGACTCAGGAGAAAATGGTATTGTGGACATTCACATTTCTGACAACCTACCATTTTCACTGAAAAAGTCAGCTGATAACTACTATGAGCTTGTAGTTTCAAAACCATTAGACCGGGAAAAAGTGCCAGAGTATGACATAACATTTACAGTTACTGATAGGGGCTCCCCACCACTGTTCGATAATGAAACCATAACGCTAGAGTTGTTAGACGTTAATGACAACGCCCCCCTATTCCCAAAGTTATTCTATACGATTCAAGTTATGGAGAACAACGCACCTGGGGCGCTGCTAAGTTCACTGACAGCTTTTGATCCAGACCTCCACGAAAACCAATACTTAGTGTATTTTATCTTAGAAAAGGAAATTGCGAACACATCCATGTCCATGCTTTTCTCCATCAACCCAGAGAATGGAAATCTTTACGCGCTGAAAACTTTTGACtacgagatagagaaagagtttCTTTTTCACATTGAAGCAAGGGATTCCGGTGTCCCACCACTCAGTAATAATGTTACAGTTCATATTATTATAATGGACCAGAATGACAACACACCCATTATTGTTTCTCCGTGGCGCGCGCACGGCTCCGTGGTTGAGGAAAAGATTCCAAGATCCACAGACAAAGGATCTCTCGTGTCCAAAGTTATCGCAATCGATACAGACTCCGTGTTGAACTCTAGAATCACGTATCAGTTCCTGCAGAACACAGATGCTACCTTATTTAGTCTGGACCAATATAACGGCGAGATTCGGACCATGAGAATGTTCAGTTACAGAGATGCGCGCCACCAGCGCCTGGTGGTGATAGCAAAAGACAATGGAGAGCCAGCGTTATCTGCAACAGTAACAATCAAACTTTCAACTGTGGAAACGGCCCTGAAATCCTACTCAGACATGACTGAGGTGCCTTTGGAATATGACATCTTTTCGGACTTGAATCTTTATCTGGTGATCGGACTGGGCTCAGTATCATTTCTGTTACTGATCACCATACTGGTCACCATCGTGCTGAAGTGTCAGAAGCCCAAACACAGTAAAGCAGCTCCTCCCAGTAGGAACAGTGTGATCAGCGACAGGAATTCCTCCATCGCAGATTCCACACTCGTCTCCAATGACGCATACTGGTACAGTATGTTCCTAGCAGAGACACGGAAAGGGAAGCTGGTTGTTCGACAGCCGGTTCCAAAAGGGGCGAGGTACGTTGTGTCAAGCCTACCGAGAAGCACAGGCCTGTCCGAACCCACTGACTCAGCTGCCTCTACACTTCAG TACTCAAAATGA
- the LOC121693912 gene encoding protocadherin beta-16-like isoform X1, with the protein MLYDAFWEKPVLYLITILFLFSWTTLVTNRKMESIIRGSHWIRYVAVYICLYVSLRRTSAVTHYSIPEEMEVGSVVANLATDLGLDVKSLSKRKVRLDVIANRKYLDVNRETGELYILERIDREILCPVKMTTSNCFLKLEATIENPIRMFNIELEITDINDNAPHFRRDTMHLDISESTSTGERFSLNNAVDPDFGSNSINTYRLSESEHFSIEIQTGRDGSKFADLILTKPLDREKTAMYNLILTALDGGVPTRSGTTSIIVRVLDTNDNAPQFDKDNYTINIPENAPIGSLVVKLNATDLDEGSNSEIEYTFSLYTSEKTQETFRLNPTNGEIRVKSMINYEDFKIYDMEVIAKDKGANSLSSQCKLTILVTDMNDNHPEISIKSFQSPIKEDVDVDTVIAVVSVGDKDSGENGIVDIHISDNLPFSLKKSADNYYELVVSKPLDREKVPEYDITFTVTDRGSPPLFDNETITLELLDVNDNAPLFPKLFYTIQVMENNAPGALLSSLTAFDPDLHENQYLVYFILEKEIANTSMSMLFSINPENGNLYALKTFDYEIEKEFLFHIEARDSGVPPLSNNVTVHIIIMDQNDNTPIIVSPWRAHGSVVEEKIPRSTDKGSLVSKVIAIDTDSVLNSRITYQFLQNTDATLFSLDQYNGEIRTMRMFSYRDARHQRLVVIAKDNGEPALSATVTIKLSTVETALKSYSDMTEVPLEYDIFSDLNLYLVIGLGSVSFLLLITILVTIVLKCQKPKHSKAAPPSRNSVISDRNSSIADSTLVSNDAYWYSMFLAETRKGKLVVRQPVPKGARYVVSSLPRSTGLSEPTDSAASTLQASTTTSSSSS; encoded by the exons ATGCTTTATGATGCATTTTGGGAGAAACCCGTGTTGTATTTGATCACgattcttttccttttttcgtGGACTACACTGGTGACAAATCGAAAGATGGAGTCAATTATTAGAGGCTCGCATTGGATAAGGTATGTCGCGGTATATATCTGTCTGTATGTCAGCCTGAGAAGAACATCTGCCGTCACCCACTACTCCATACCAGAAGAAATGGAGGTAGGATCGGTGGTGGCCAACCTGGCTACAGATCTAGGGCTAGACGTTAAGTCTTTATCGAAACGTAAGGTGCGGTTAGATGTTATCGCCAACAGGAAATATCTGGATGTGAACAGAGAGACTGGTGAACTCTACATTTTGGAAAGGATTGATCGAGAGATTCTGTGTCCTGTTAAAATGACGACTTCGAACTGTTTTCTTAAATTGGAAGCAACCATCGAGAATCCCATACGTATGTTCAACATTGAGTTAGAAATAACTGACATTAATGACAATGCACCCCACTTCCGTAGAGATACCATGCATTTAGATATTTCTGAGTCTACTTCTACGGGCGAGAGGTTTTCTCTTAACAATGCTGTTGATCCTGATTTCGGCTCAAATTCAATTAACACATATCGTTTAAGTGAGAGTGAACATTTCAGTATTGAAATACAAACAGGCAGAGATGGCTCCAAATTTGCCGACTTAATTCTGACAAAACCTTTAGACAGAGAAAAGACGGCAATGTATAACCTGATACTCACAGCTTTAGATGGCGGGGTCCCCACGCGCTCTGGCACAACAAGTATCATTGTTCGCGTGTTGGACACAAATGACAATGCACCTCAGTTTGATAAAGACAACTACACCATAAACATACCAGAAAACGCGCCTATTGGTAGCCTTGTGGTTAAATTAAATGCAACGGATTTAGATGAAGGTTCCAACTCAGAGATTGAATACACATTCAGCCTGTATACATCAGAAAAGACTCAGGAAACATTCCGCTTAAATCCCACTAATGGCGAAATTCGTGTCAAATCCATGATCAATTATGAGGATTTCAAAATTTATGACATGGAGGTTATAGCCAAGGATAAAGGTGCTAATTCCCTGTCCAGCCAATGTAAATTAACCATCTTGGTGACCGATATGAATGACAATCATCCAGAAATATCAATAAAGTCCTTTCAGAGTCCAATTAAAGAAGATGTGGATGTAGACACTGTTATTGCAGTGGTTAGTGTCGGTGATAAAGACTCAGGAGAAAATGGTATTGTGGACATTCACATTTCTGACAACCTACCATTTTCACTGAAAAAGTCAGCTGATAACTACTATGAGCTTGTAGTTTCAAAACCATTAGACCGGGAAAAAGTGCCAGAGTATGACATAACATTTACAGTTACTGATAGGGGCTCCCCACCACTGTTCGATAATGAAACCATAACGCTAGAGTTGTTAGACGTTAATGACAACGCCCCCCTATTCCCAAAGTTATTCTATACGATTCAAGTTATGGAGAACAACGCACCTGGGGCGCTGCTAAGTTCACTGACAGCTTTTGATCCAGACCTCCACGAAAACCAATACTTAGTGTATTTTATCTTAGAAAAGGAAATTGCGAACACATCCATGTCCATGCTTTTCTCCATCAACCCAGAGAATGGAAATCTTTACGCGCTGAAAACTTTTGACtacgagatagagaaagagtttCTTTTTCACATTGAAGCAAGGGATTCCGGTGTCCCACCACTCAGTAATAATGTTACAGTTCATATTATTATAATGGACCAGAATGACAACACACCCATTATTGTTTCTCCGTGGCGCGCGCACGGCTCCGTGGTTGAGGAAAAGATTCCAAGATCCACAGACAAAGGATCTCTCGTGTCCAAAGTTATCGCAATCGATACAGACTCCGTGTTGAACTCTAGAATCACGTATCAGTTCCTGCAGAACACAGATGCTACCTTATTTAGTCTGGACCAATATAACGGCGAGATTCGGACCATGAGAATGTTCAGTTACAGAGATGCGCGCCACCAGCGCCTGGTGGTGATAGCAAAAGACAATGGAGAGCCAGCGTTATCTGCAACAGTAACAATCAAACTTTCAACTGTGGAAACGGCCCTGAAATCCTACTCAGACATGACTGAGGTGCCTTTGGAATATGACATCTTTTCGGACTTGAATCTTTATCTGGTGATCGGACTGGGCTCAGTATCATTTCTGTTACTGATCACCATACTGGTCACCATCGTGCTGAAGTGTCAGAAGCCCAAACACAGTAAAGCAGCTCCTCCCAGTAGGAACAGTGTGATCAGCGACAGGAATTCCTCCATCGCAGATTCCACACTCGTCTCCAATGACGCATACTGGTACAGTATGTTCCTAGCAGAGACACGGAAAGGGAAGCTGGTTGTTCGACAGCCGGTTCCAAAAGGGGCGAGGTACGTTGTGTCAAGCCTACCGAGAAGCACAGGCCTGTCCGAACCCACTGACTCAGCTGCCTCTACACTTCAG gcgtccaccaccaccagcagcagctccTCATGA